From Coffea arabica cultivar ET-39 chromosome 2e, Coffea Arabica ET-39 HiFi, whole genome shotgun sequence, the proteins below share one genomic window:
- the LOC113732841 gene encoding DNA polymerase zeta catalytic subunit-like isoform X7 — protein MIGLGNLTASLIPWLIKIYCQLNGKVCLNWREMLLWKTRTDVKMVQSLIPIWEEFERNGEQGPAVPPDPGKPLPEDVLRILSDGLELEKVLADLSRGEYSSFSQDLIKSLTDKGTLVDKVNFLDDPDEALKCLEDGNLPSQTDDGENYGKGHHGHMKQLSADQLQDSNLVGPSKLKASDQDALGLLKWLASSQAAEEINSDDELAHQTILSSFLPTSTVNKALEKASTDFENQSQQECQDILDSVEDAVATEESDDKASNSNHNLLCQTLRNEVIPQVDGSPDDPNSVPFGDKSSSEINYVPETSQLAGLRLTERKRKRPQWGFLPVSSNRNIHNDKCPNCIQGDAHGLNNCTESSSALIGCSMRDLMRKKRSHCSELSECRASEVIKVTSDKEQKDKIFVSKKLTNDEECNRSQISYSPRSAVTDKLGELCECPASAEFAKVNTDGSDLFVHEFAGLCTRGMRCSSRLPGELKKDSPLKEAISSCCQSSNHVGCQIFEKNYSILDSGLKSKVSMHEIPEMGNDNNKDTGVSTTVNLLQTEPQINRHVKSPGFYSSRLSASSMIAHPVELICLTLCQKPPVIEWTDEPDGDSVLSPSISQDPHELVEKEEGISLLGEVADDILPFFINDNLEGKELRNLNCQEAGYSYHQDSIIGVPVHYQNDGSYLYMLTPVQSPPSEENVKRWLSLDGRNTSREKAADASVLFISPKHLSDDLVDSRRPLCHASNLSSLDSEARSESNLHQLNHHNQENFNGQVEAHNDEVRTIQKDAYKILMSKPSAVFSQEHSQLSGPDVKSKLTPLSQMGFRDPASVGGRQQLTIVSIEVQAGCRGDLRPDPRFDAIDIITLVFQDDDDAMVDCFMLLRSNTVTTETNLDGIPDCKVLLFPEEKQVFSHFTKIISIFDPDTLIGWDVQGGSLGFLAERAAYLGIGLLNNISRIPSSRGLNTTEEDMPDDMSLKVATADPVPLDGAIVEDEWGRTHASGVHVGGRIVLNVWRLMRGEVKLRMYTIEAVAETVLRKKVPYIPCMVLAKWFSSGPGRARYRCMEYLLVKTKLNLDIMNQLDMINRTSELARVFGIDFFSVLSRGSQYRVESMFLRLAHTQNYVAISPGNLQVAYQPAMECLPLVMEPESGFYADPVVVLDFQSLYPSMIIAYNLCFSTCLGKITSSMANILGVSSYSPDMKVLQNLKHEILLTPNGVMYVPSKFRKGVLPRLLEEILSTRIMVKKAMKKLAPSQQVLHRIYDARQLALKLIANVTYGYTAAGFSGRMPCAELADSIVQCGRRTLEAAISFVNNHNKWKAKVVYGDTDSMFVLLKGRSRREAFHIGNEIVSAISAMNPNPVVLKMEKVYQPCFLLTKKRYVGYSYESPDQSKPKFDAKGIETVRRDTCDAVSKTMEQSLRLYFEHQDIDKVKAYLLRQWTRIISGRVSLQDFVFAKEVCLGTYSSRASSLPPSAIVATKAMRADPRAEPRYAERVPYVVVHGEPGARLVDMVVDPMELLALDSRYRLNEAYYIRKQIIPALQRVFGLVGADLNQWFSDMPRPERETVGKRHFYAPNQHRTRIDYYYLSRHCILCGSLVQASSYFCHNCSKSEATVATALIGRTAKLEKEIQHLAAICRHCGGGDWLLESGVKCTSLACSIFYERRKVQKELKSLAAAATELGFYPTCMAEWF, from the exons ATGATTGGACTTGGCAATCTTACAGCCAGTCTGATTCCTTGGTTGATCAAAATCTATTGTCAGTTAAACGGCAAAGTATGTCTGAACTGGAGGGAGATGCTGTTGTGGAAG ACACGTACAGATGTGAAAATGGTTCAGTCCTTAATACCTATTTGGGAG GAGTTCGAAAGGAATGGAGAGCAGGGGCCTGCAGTTCCACCTGATCCAGGGAAACCACTTCCAGAAGATGTCTTGAGGATACTTTCAGACGGGCTTGAGCTGGAAAAAGTACTTGCTGATCTGAGTAGAGGAGAATATTCATCTTTCAGCCAGGACTTAATTAAATCTTTGACTGATAAAGGAACTTTGGTAGACAAAGTCAACTTTTTGGATGATCCAGATGAAGCATTAAAATGCTTAGAAGATGGAAATTTGCCCTCTCAAACTGATGATGGTGAAAACTATGGTAAAGGGCACCATGGGCATATGAAGCAGTTGTCTGCTGATCAATTACAAGATTCTAACCTTGTTGGACCATCAAAACTGAAG gctTCAGATCAGGATGCTTTGGGGCTTTTGAAGTGGCTTGCATCTTCTCAAGCTGCAGAAGAAATAAATTCTGATGATGAACTTGCTCACCAGACCATCCTGAGTTCCTTTTTACCAACATCAACAGTTAATAAGGCATTGGAGAAAGCAAGCACAGATTTCGAGAATCAGTCGCAGCAAGAGTGTCAGGACATTCTTGATTCTGTTGAAGATGCAGTTGCAACTGAAGAATCAGATGATAAGGCTTCTAATTCTAATCATAATCTTCTATGCCAGACTTTACGTAATGAAGTAATTCCTCAAGTTGATGGCTCCCCTGATGATCCCAACTCAGTTCCATTTGGTGATAAGTCATCTTCAGAAATAAATTATGTACCTGAGACTTCACAACTTGCTGGTTTAAGGCTTACTGAACGCAAAAGAAAAAGACCTCAGTGGGGCTTTTTACCTGTTTCTTCAAATCGAAACATTCATAATG ACAAATGCCCAAATTGTATACAGGGTGATGCACATGGACTTAATAACTGTACAGAGTCCTCTAGTGCATTAATTGGATGCTCCATGAGGGATTTAATGAGAAAAAAACGAAGCCATTGCAGTGAGCTATCTGAATGTAGAGCTTCTGAGGTTATAAAGGTTACTAGTGACAAGGAACAGAAAGACAagatttttgtttccaagaaactGACAAATGACGAAGAATGCAATAGATCTCAGATTTCCTACTCACCCAGATCTGCAGTTACAGATAAATTAGGAGAATTATGTGAGTGTCCTGCATCGGCAGAGTTCGCTAAGGTGAACACTGATGGATCTGATCTTTTTGTGCATG AATTTGCAGGTCTCTGCACAAGGGGGATGCGTTGTTCCTCTAGGTTGCCTGGGGAACTTAAAAAAGATAGCCCACTTAAGGAGGCTATCAGTTCATGCTGTCAATCCTCCAACCATGTCGGATGTCAAATCTTTGAGAAAAATTATTCAATTTTAGACTCTGGTTTGAAGAGCAAGGTTTCCATGCATGAGATACCTGAAATGGGAAATGACAACAATAAGGACACAGGGGTGTCAACTACAGTGAATCTATTGCAGACTGAGCCCCAGATTAACAGACATGTAAAATCCCCTGGATTTTACAGTTCAAGATTGTCTGCTAGTAGCATGATAGCACACCCTGTGGAACTAATTTGTTTAACTTTGTGTCAGAAACCCCCAGTGATAGAGTGGACCGATGAACCTGATGGAGATTCTGTATTGTCACCTTCTATTTCTCAGGACCCTCATGAGCTGGTAGAAAAGGAGGAAGGAATATCTCTTCTGGGTGAAGTTGCAGATGACATTCTTCCTTTCTTCATAAATGACAACCTAGAAGGAAAAGAGCTTCGAAACCTAAACTGCCAGGAAGCAGGATATAGTTATCATCAAGATTCAATCATCGGTGTCCCTGTTCACTATCAGAATGATGGCTCCTATCTATATATGTTGACTCCTGTTCAGTCACCGCCATCAGAGGAAAATGTCAAGAGATGGCTTTCTTTAGATGGCAGAAATACTTCAAGAGAAAAGGCAGCAGATGCATCAGTTCTGTTTATATCACCTAAGCATTTGTCCGATGATCTCGTGGATTCACGGCGTCCTTTATGCCATGCTTCTAATCTGTCTTCTCTGGATTCCGAGGCAAGGTCTGAGTCCAACCTTCATCAGTTGAATCACCATAACCAGGAAAACTTCAATGGACAAGTAGAGGCTCATAATGATGAGGTGAGAACAATCCAGAAGGATGCATACAAAATTTTGATGTCTAAGCCATCAGCTGTTTTTTCACAAGAACACTCTCAGTTATCTGGTCCTGATGTGAAATCAAAGTTGACTCCTTTAAGTCAGATGGGTTTTCGGGATCCAGCTAGTGTTGGTGGGAGGCAGCAGCTAACAATTGTGAGTATTGAGGTTCAAGCAGGATGTAGGGGAGATTTAAGGCCTGATCCTAGGTTTGATGCCATTGATATTATAACTCTTGTTTTtcaagatgatgatgatgcaaTGGTTGATTGTTTCATGCTTTTGCGGTCCAATACAGTTACAACTGAAACAAATCTAGATGGAATACCTGATTGCAAGGTTTTGCTTTTCCCTGAAGAGAAGCAAGTATTTAGCCATTTCACAAAGATTATATCTATCTTTGATCCAGACACATTAATTGGCTGGGATGTTCAAGGGGGTTCCCTTGGTTTTCTTGCTGAAAGGGCTGCTTATCTTGGCATTGGTTTGCTAAATAACATATCTCGAATACCATCTTCTAGAGGTCTCAATACTACTGAGGAAGATATGCCAGATGATATGTCTCTTAAGGTGGCTACTGCTGATCCTGTGCCTTTAGATGGTGCTATCGTTGAAGATGAATGGGGCCGAACTCATGCCAGCGGTGTCCATGTTGGTGGTCGAATTGTTCTTAATGTTTGGCGATTAATGCGAGGTGAAGTTAAGCTTAGGATGTACACTATTGAGGCTGTTGCTGAAACTGTATTGAGGAAGAAAGTTCCATATATTCCTTGCATGGTGTTGGCAAAATGGTTTTCAAGTGGTCCTGGTCGTGCAAGATATCGCTGTATGGAGTATTTGTTAGTGAAAACTAAGTTGAACCTTGATATCATGAATCAACTTGATATGATAAACAGAACATCAGAACTTGCTCGAGTCTTTGGTATTGACTTCTTTTCTGTTCTCTCTAGAGGTTCACAGTATCGAGTTGAATCAATGTTTCTTAGACTGGCACATACACAAAATTATGTTGCCATTTCTCCTGGAAATCTACAGGTTGCTTATCAGCCTGCAATGGAGTGTCTTCCTCTTGTGATGGAACCAGAGTCTGGCTTTTATGCAGACCCAGTTGTTGTTTTGGATTTTCAGTCTCTTTATCCATCAATGATAATTGCATATAACCTTTGCTTTTCTACATGCCTTGGAAAAATCACATCTTCAATGGCAAATATTCTTGGTGTCAGTTCTTATTCACCAGATATGAAGGTTTTGCAGAATTTGAAGCATGAAATACTGCTTACTCCAAATGGTGTTATGTATGTACCTTCAAAGTTTCGTAAAGGAGTACTGCCCCGCTTACTGGAAGAAATATTATCAACTAGAATTATGGTAAAAAAAGCAATGAAGAAATTAGCTCCATCACAGCAGGTGCTACACCGTATATATGATGCCAGGCAACTTGCCCTAAAGTTAATAGCAAACGTGACTTATGGCTATACAGCTGCTGGATTTAGTGGTCGCATGCCCTGTGCAGAGCTAGCAGACAGTATTGTGCAATGTGGTCGTAGAACACTAGAGGCTGCTATTTCCTTTGTGAACAATCATAACAAGTGGAAAGCAAAAGTTGTATATGGTGATACTGATAG CATGTTTGTTCTCCTTAAGGGACGTTCTCGTAGGGAAGCTTTCCACATTGGTAATGAGATTGTGTCAGCAATAAGTGCAATGAATCCAAATCCTGTTGTGCTAAAGATGGAAAAGGTCTATCAACCTTGCTTCCTCCTTACTAAGAAAAGGTATGTTGGCTACAGCTATGAGAGTCCTGACCAAAGTAAGCCAAAGTTTGATGCAAAAGGTATTGAGACAGTAAGGAGAGATACATGTGACGCTGTATCCAAGACAATGGAGCAGTCGCTGAGACTTTACTTCGAACATCAAGATATTGATAAG GTTAAGGCATACCTATTGCGTCAATGGACACGGATTATATCTGGCAGAGTCTCTCTTCAAGATTTTGTTTTTGCAAAAGAGGTCTGCTTAGGCACTTACAGTTCACGGGCGTCATCACTTCCCCCATCAGCAATTGTAGCCACTAAAGCAATGAGGGCTGACCCGAGGGCAGAACCACGCTATGCAGAGCGAGTTCCTTATGTGGTAGTTCATGGTGAACCTGGTGCCCGACTGGTAGATATGGTTGTGGATCCAATGGAACTTCTTGCTCTTGATTCTCGTTACAGATTAAATGAGGCCTATTATATTAGGAAACAGATAATTCCAGCTTTACAGCGAGTTTTTGGGCTCGTTGGAGCTGACTTGAACCAATGGTTCTCTGATATGCCGCGTCCTGAAAGGGAAACTGTTGGTAAACGTCATTTTTATGCTCCAAATCAACATCGAACTAGAATTGACTATTACTACCTATCACGACACTGTATCCTCTGTGGTTCACTAGTACAAGCATCAAGCTATTTCTGTCATAACTGTTCTAAGAGTGAGGCAACTGTTGCAACAGCTTTGATCGGAAGAACTGCAAAACTGGAAAAGGAAATCCAACATCTTGCTGCT ATTTGCCGGCATTGTGGCGGTGGGGACTGGCTTTTAGAAAGCGGGGTGAAATGCACATCTCTCGCATGCTCTATTTTCTACGAGAGAAGGAAAGTTCAGAAAGAACTGAAGTCTCTCGCTGCTGCTGCTACAGAACTTGGTTTCTACCCTACTTGCATGGCTgaatggttttaa